One genomic window of Chloroflexota bacterium includes the following:
- a CDS encoding radical SAM protein, with the protein MRISLIGPKWNEMINSYPPLGLGYLAAVAEQEGHEVRIHDFGLFPFRPIEQDAQEVIDFRPDLIALTSMTTSFHYVERLLAQLKKQLAIPVIIGGPHATSLPDGTLSNPHIDYLIYGEGEYIWQDFLRALHSGDERWDQIQGLWYKDGDKIIPGGGRKPIEDLDALPFPSRHLFDLNKYPLYAPNGEPMLTILSSRGCPYNCSFCFKGIVGRSYHQRSPENIVAELREVHDTYGVRNFYFIDDLFTIDVRRLEEILDRFIEEDLDFRWRCLARVDRVNPELLQKMYRAGCRQIHFGIESGNEDVLKRTAKHINLNQVRDAVRWTEDAGIRSKGYFILGLPGDNEETMQETIEFAASLDLTEAMFSIATPFPGTALWNELVERNPGTVYNADFTKTYYYNNYTAEIAPFMNVSEVGDMELSGLAMQARERFQAVKEQRKFVKYFGPDWGKRVWRVSRVKPVNTTAKVLLDAGLFPRFRKLQPREGSKSWA; encoded by the coding sequence ATGAGAATCTCCCTCATTGGTCCAAAATGGAATGAGATGATCAATAGCTACCCGCCGCTGGGTCTGGGCTACCTGGCAGCGGTTGCCGAGCAGGAAGGCCACGAGGTTCGGATTCACGATTTTGGGCTTTTTCCCTTTCGCCCTATCGAACAGGATGCCCAGGAGGTAATTGATTTCAGGCCCGATCTGATCGCCCTGACTTCGATGACAACCTCGTTTCATTATGTCGAGCGATTGTTGGCGCAGCTCAAAAAACAGCTGGCGATCCCGGTGATTATCGGAGGACCCCACGCAACCTCCCTGCCCGACGGCACCCTGTCGAATCCCCACATCGATTACCTGATCTACGGCGAAGGCGAATATATCTGGCAGGACTTTTTGCGCGCCCTGCATTCGGGAGACGAGCGCTGGGATCAGATCCAGGGCCTCTGGTACAAGGATGGGGACAAGATCATCCCCGGCGGCGGCCGCAAGCCGATTGAAGATCTGGATGCCCTGCCCTTTCCCTCCCGCCACCTTTTCGACCTGAACAAATATCCTCTCTACGCGCCCAACGGGGAGCCCATGCTCACCATTTTGAGCAGCCGCGGTTGTCCCTACAACTGCTCCTTTTGCTTCAAGGGTATCGTAGGCCGCTCCTACCACCAGCGAAGCCCGGAGAACATTGTGGCGGAACTGCGGGAGGTTCACGACACCTACGGAGTCCGCAACTTTTACTTCATCGACGATCTCTTCACCATCGACGTGCGCCGCCTGGAGGAAATCCTCGATCGTTTCATCGAGGAAGACCTTGATTTTCGCTGGCGCTGCCTCGCCCGGGTGGATCGGGTCAACCCTGAGCTGTTACAGAAGATGTACAGGGCTGGCTGTCGCCAGATCCACTTCGGCATCGAAAGCGGCAACGAGGATGTGCTGAAGCGGACGGCAAAACACATCAACCTGAATCAGGTGCGCGATGCCGTACGTTGGACCGAGGATGCAGGCATTCGCTCCAAAGGCTACTTCATCCTTGGCCTTCCGGGCGACAATGAAGAGACCATGCAGGAGACCATCGAGTTTGCCGCCAGCCTGGATCTGACCGAAGCCATGTTCTCCATTGCCACGCCATTCCCAGGTACCGCATTATGGAACGAGTTGGTGGAACGCAATCCGGGCACGGTCTACAACGCCGATTTCACCAAGACCTACTACTACAACAACTATACCGCCGAGATCGCGCCTTTCATGAACGTTTCGGAAGTGGGTGACATGGAACTCAGCGGACTGGCAATGCAAGCCCGCGAGCGCTTCCAGGCAGTAAAGGAACAACGAAAATTCGTCAAGTACTTTGGGCCCGATTGGGGCAAGCGAGTCTGGCGTGTTTCCAGGGTCAAGCCTGTAAACACCACGGCCAAGGTACTTCTGGATGCGGGTCTCTTCCCGCGCTTCCGAAAGCTCCAACCCAGAGAAGGATCCAAATCCTGGGCCTAG
- a CDS encoding radical SAM protein: MSSETSTDQTESTEIELIADTEGRNNGRKRPEQPLFSESPELDRSNGARARRRVRHEMKQLRNAVLGPMKWAAYQTGQTRYVPPPDRMYIESTNLCNLGCVMCPTGLKQITRPGGYMDFDLFTAIVDEMAPYVKATTLHIWGEPLMHKRIFDMIAYTRKKGLRSEISTNATLLDERRARGLLDAGLSGIYLCLDGFRPETYEAIRVKADYQRTNENILRFLDLKAEGGYENPYVNLQIIQMEQTMPEIEEFIEAWSLPGIDNINVKPFDSWGGQVEAINDLRADDPAHFMPDARYACPNLWYHVHIYWDGRIAMCDRDFNLNYDLGSVISPDGEVEVMKNWNGPKMQGLRQIHVDGEANSVSPCDSCVEWAWWRPRLFGGYGNYNAVVMEEQQQRDSGIGSSQ; the protein is encoded by the coding sequence ATGTCTTCAGAAACAAGCACCGACCAGACAGAGAGCACTGAGATCGAACTGATAGCTGATACAGAGGGCCGCAACAACGGTCGCAAACGACCGGAACAGCCACTGTTTAGTGAATCGCCGGAGCTGGATCGCTCCAACGGTGCCAGGGCGCGTCGACGCGTTCGTCACGAGATGAAACAGCTTCGGAATGCTGTTCTGGGTCCTATGAAATGGGCAGCCTATCAGACAGGCCAGACGCGCTATGTTCCTCCTCCCGACCGGATGTATATCGAGTCGACCAATTTGTGCAATCTGGGCTGCGTGATGTGTCCAACCGGGTTGAAGCAGATCACCCGACCCGGCGGCTACATGGATTTTGATCTGTTCACTGCGATCGTGGACGAGATGGCGCCCTACGTCAAGGCAACGACCCTCCATATTTGGGGTGAGCCCTTGATGCACAAACGCATCTTCGACATGATTGCCTACACCAGGAAAAAGGGGCTGCGCTCTGAGATCAGTACCAACGCCACCCTTCTCGACGAACGTCGCGCCAGGGGCCTGCTGGACGCCGGACTCAGCGGTATCTACCTGTGCCTGGATGGTTTCAGACCGGAAACCTACGAGGCAATTCGTGTCAAAGCTGACTATCAACGCACCAATGAAAACATCCTGCGTTTTCTCGACTTGAAGGCAGAGGGTGGCTACGAAAACCCATACGTGAACCTGCAGATTATCCAGATGGAACAGACCATGCCGGAAATCGAGGAATTCATAGAAGCATGGAGTCTGCCCGGCATCGACAACATCAATGTGAAGCCTTTTGACTCATGGGGCGGACAGGTTGAGGCCATCAATGATCTGCGGGCCGACGACCCTGCCCACTTCATGCCAGATGCACGCTACGCATGCCCCAACCTGTGGTATCACGTCCACATCTATTGGGATGGTCGTATCGCCATGTGTGACAGGGACTTCAACTTGAACTACGATCTGGGCAGCGTGATCAGCCCCGATGGTGAAGTCGAGGTGATGAAGAACTGGAACGGCCCCAAAATGCAGGGGTTACGCCAAATCCATGTCGACGGCGAAGCAAATTCGGTCTCACCGTGTGACTCGTGTGTCGAGTGGGCCTGGTGGCGGCCGCGTCTTTTTGGTGGGTACGGTAACTATAACGCGGTTGTCATGGAAGAGCAACAGCAACGAGACAGCGGAATCGGCAGCAGTCAGTAG
- a CDS encoding radical SAM protein: MAIKKAYLVQPGRDGTFLKRGTMAPYTLMRLASLVPDEVDVEIIDEDLRPVPFDQLGPNDLVGITAKTLQVDRARWIAERVQARGAKVVIGGTHPTLAPDEVAQWADSIAVGEAYRTWPQMITDFDRGDLKPRYVDEEWANLDYLPPLTDRVLQQVDETRNYWTPYLEITRGCPRNCTFCTAIRVSGRVMRLRPVEQVVEEIQRRKIKRFFLTDDNFGLNFRLHPEYMEELFKALRKLPLQGWTSQAEQLVADYPDLLKLAREAHLDKFFIGFESTNPDNRGELGGKAKGNIERYRQVIDRIHQAGIGVVGLFVFGFDGDPPAIFQDTYDFMRTSELDGISITILTPYVGTPQRDTWIEENRLIPGVPWSLYDTNHVTYYPAQMGPEQLAQGYDWLAARLYGWRGIASRGTHQLLRQPLRDWPRRAFSSFSTDFGYRLECSHRNWVHSDDGIGYPVRDAARRGIVPALQY, from the coding sequence ATGGCAATAAAAAAAGCCTATCTTGTACAACCTGGCCGCGACGGGACATTCCTGAAGCGGGGCACTATGGCACCCTACACCTTGATGCGCCTTGCCTCTCTGGTTCCCGACGAAGTTGATGTCGAGATCATCGACGAGGACCTTCGGCCCGTTCCGTTCGACCAATTAGGTCCCAACGATCTGGTTGGCATAACAGCAAAAACCCTTCAGGTCGACCGGGCTCGCTGGATCGCCGAGCGGGTTCAGGCCCGCGGCGCCAAAGTGGTCATCGGCGGTACCCACCCAACCCTGGCGCCGGACGAGGTCGCACAGTGGGCGGATAGCATCGCGGTGGGCGAAGCCTATCGCACCTGGCCCCAGATGATCACCGATTTCGACCGCGGCGATCTGAAACCTCGCTACGTTGACGAGGAGTGGGCCAACCTGGACTATCTGCCACCGTTGACCGACCGGGTCCTCCAGCAGGTGGATGAGACCCGCAATTATTGGACACCCTACCTGGAGATCACGCGGGGCTGTCCGCGCAACTGCACCTTTTGCACCGCCATCCGGGTCTCGGGGCGCGTGATGCGTTTGCGCCCGGTGGAGCAGGTGGTCGAGGAGATCCAGCGGCGCAAGATCAAACGGTTTTTCCTGACAGACGACAACTTTGGCCTCAATTTCAGGCTGCACCCGGAATATATGGAAGAGCTGTTCAAGGCGTTGCGCAAGCTTCCGCTGCAGGGATGGACCAGCCAGGCGGAGCAGTTGGTTGCCGATTATCCCGACCTGCTCAAGCTGGCCAGGGAAGCCCATCTTGACAAGTTCTTCATCGGCTTTGAGAGCACCAATCCGGACAATCGCGGGGAGTTGGGCGGCAAGGCCAAGGGCAACATCGAACGTTACCGCCAGGTCATCGACCGAATCCACCAGGCCGGTATCGGCGTCGTCGGGCTTTTCGTATTCGGATTCGATGGCGATCCGCCGGCCATTTTCCAGGATACCTACGATTTCATGCGCACCAGCGAGCTGGACGGTATCAGCATCACGATCCTGACACCCTATGTGGGCACACCTCAGAGGGACACCTGGATCGAGGAAAATCGTTTGATCCCTGGCGTCCCCTGGTCGTTATATGATACCAACCATGTTACCTATTACCCCGCCCAGATGGGCCCGGAGCAGCTTGCCCAGGGCTACGACTGGTTGGCAGCCAGGCTCTACGGCTGGCGTGGTATCGCATCGAGAGGGACACACCAGCTGTTGCGCCAACCGCTGCGTGACTGGCCCCGTCGGGCATTCAGCAGCTTCAGCACCGACTTCGGATACCGGTTGGAATGCAGCCACCGCAACTGGGTACATTCCGATGACGGCATCGGCTACCCGGTGCGGGACGCGGCACGACGCGGTATTGTGCCCGCCCTGCAATACTGA